A region from the Silene latifolia isolate original U9 population chromosome 7, ASM4854445v1, whole genome shotgun sequence genome encodes:
- the LOC141590199 gene encoding uncharacterized protein LOC141590199 — translation MTPAKTQKQPQIRQKTVLNTLYSYWANIFILPKSIIRRIEAICRNYLWDGNAEYHKVPLIGWDTVTLLKNEGGLGIKKAELWNIDVVAKLVDWIYSKADRFWIRWINQIYIKQNEWHSYSPPTDGAWTWKSICKIKELMKSAYTDGHWQPDVKGYNVRSGYNWLRVHQNKPWWYDTIWSNWNVPKHSFISWITMHNGMNTREKLHRFGCCSTDTCCICENAKETISHLFFECEYSKIVVSLIQDWCGARISMSSTMAGGYGNAGGILLQRVYALGLYAGIYHVWEQRNSARINSSILAPSVVAQRIKQVVRQRMKFKCSAKLNRRDEVWLEKLGIRL, via the coding sequence ATGACACCTGCAAAGACGCAAAAGCAACCACAAATACGACAAAAGACTGTCCTCAATACACTCTACTCCTACTGGGCTAATATTTTTATTCTTCCTAAAAGTATCATCAGAAGAATAGAAGCCATATGCAGAAATTACCTATGGGATGGGAATGCTGAGTATCATAAGGTTCCTCTGATAGGATGGGATACAGTCACCTTGCTAAAAAATGAGGGTGGACTTGGCATCAAGAAAGCTGAACTGTGGAACATTGATGTTGTTGCTAAGCTGGTGGACTGGATTTACAGTAAAGCTGACAGGTTCTGGATACGCTGGATCAATCAGATATACATAAAGCAAAATGAATGGCATTCTTATAGTCCTCCTACAGATGGTGCTTGGACATGGAAGAGCATCTGCAAGATTAAGGAACTGATGAAGAGTGCCTACACTGATGGACATTGGCAACCTGATGTGAAGGGATATAATGTTAGAAGTGGATATAATTGGTTGAGAGTGCATCAAAACAAACCTTGGTGGTATGACACAATCTGGAGTAACTGGAATGTCCCTAAACATTCTTTTATCTCTTGGATCACCATGCACAATGGGATGAATACCAGGGAAAAATTACACAGGTTTGGTTGCTGCAGCACAGATACATGCTGTATTTGTGAGAATGCAAAGGAAACTATATCACACCTCTTCTTTGAATGTGAATACAGTAAAATTGTGGTATCTCTCATTCAAGATTGGTGTGGGGCTCGCATTTCGATGTCTAGTACCATGGCTGGAGGCTATGGCAATGCTGGTGGCATACTGTTACAACGGGTATATGCTCTTGGTCTCTATGCCGGTATTTATCATGTCTGGGAGCAGCGGAATTCAGCTAGGATTAATAGCAGTATTCTTGCTCCATCTGTGGTGGCTCAGAGAATTAAACAAGTTGTAAGGCAAAGAATGAAGTTCAAATGTTCAGCCAAATTGAATAGACGGGATGAAGTTTGGTTAGAAAAGTTGGGAATTAGATTGTAA